The Oncorhynchus keta strain PuntledgeMale-10-30-2019 unplaced genomic scaffold, Oket_V2 Un_contig_2176_pilon_pilon, whole genome shotgun sequence genome window below encodes:
- the LOC127921205 gene encoding uncharacterized protein LOC127921205, protein PEIAATDPEITAPDPEITAPDPEIATPDPEITAPYPEIATPDPEITAPDQKITSPNQEISDQEITAPDPEIAAQTQRSQPRPKDNVPKPSDIRPRDSSPRPRDNSPRPRDNSPRPRDISHRDNSHRPKYIRTRDNIPRPRDSNSSPRPRDNSPRPRDISPRPRDISPRDICPRTRDNSPRH, encoded by the coding sequence AACCAGAGATAGCAGCCACAGACCCAGAGATAACAGCCCCAGACCCAGAGATAACAGCCCCAGACCCAGAGATAGCCACCCCAGACCCAGAGATAACAGCCCCATACCCAGAGATAGCCACCCCAGACCCAGAGATAACAGCCCCAGACCAAAAGATAACATCCCCAAACCAAGAGATATCAGACCAAGAGATAACAGCCCCAGACCCAGAGATAGCTGCCCAGACCCAGAGATCACAGCCCAGACCAAAAGATAACGTCCCCAAACCAAGTGATATCAGACCTAGAGATAGCAGCCCCAGACCCAGAGATAACAGCCCCAGACCCAGAGATAACAGCCCCAGGCCAAGAGATATCAGCCACAGAGATAACAGCCACAGACCAAAATATATCAGAACCAGAGATAACATCCCCAGACCCAGAGATAGCAATAGCAGCCCCAGACCCAGAGATAACAGCCCCAGACCAAGAGATATCAGCCCCAGACCAAGAGATATCAGCCCCAGAGATATCTGCCCCAGAACCAGAGACAACAGCCCCAGACACTGA